One window of Streptomyces sp. SUK 48 genomic DNA carries:
- a CDS encoding BTAD domain-containing putative transcriptional regulator, translating to MILRLLGPVELVHEGRALEVGGPRQRVVLAMLGLNINRTLSTEQLIDAVWGDAPPVTARGQIQVAVSTLRKQFALAGRPDAIKTRAPGYVLELAADGVDSLEFDRLVTTAREHSRAGRVTEAAAALRQALGLWRGPALDGVPSDSVRHVARHYDDRRLAAIEECLRLDLLLARHGEVCAELTVLIGRFPLRERLYELLMLALYRSGRQAEALATFQRARRTLVEEMGIEPGQELRDLEQAILTQSPALDLPAPPPDRDVPARPAAGPGTRDTADTPDARESGFRLIPRQLPATIGDFTGRRAQLDEIKELLVASARAQSPGYAVPIVDISGPGGVGKSALAVRAAHEVSKHFPDGHLYADLHTVSGDAQITALLARFLRALGIPAKAIPDDAQERAEMYRSRLADSRVLVVLDGVTGAGQVTPLLPGSATCAVITTSRARLAGTDGVRGIDLAAFDMANALELLAGIVGRERVQAELDTAVELVNLCDALPLALRIAGARLASHPHWRIEWLVQRLRDERRRLDELSHRGLELRSTISLTYRALPPSAQRLFRLFALVQAPDSPAWVAAALLDADLGAAEDTLDALVEAQVMDTVRYPDSLRPRYRFHDLIRAYAREELLAAEPPRSRTPPWRACSAAGSPWSRRPTGRSTAGTTRSSTATPSAGSSPRTPARSPPPGRWSASAGNAGRW from the coding sequence ATGATCCTTCGGCTGCTGGGGCCGGTCGAGCTGGTCCACGAGGGTCGTGCGCTCGAGGTCGGCGGCCCGCGCCAGCGGGTGGTCCTGGCGATGCTGGGGCTGAACATCAACCGCACGCTGTCCACGGAACAGCTGATCGACGCGGTATGGGGCGACGCGCCCCCCGTCACCGCGCGCGGTCAGATCCAGGTCGCCGTCTCGACGCTCCGCAAGCAGTTCGCCCTGGCCGGCCGCCCCGACGCGATCAAGACCCGCGCGCCCGGCTACGTCCTCGAACTCGCCGCGGACGGTGTGGACAGCCTGGAGTTCGACCGGCTGGTCACCACCGCCCGCGAGCACTCCCGCGCCGGCCGCGTCACCGAGGCGGCGGCGGCCCTGCGCCAGGCCCTCGGCCTCTGGCGCGGCCCCGCCCTCGACGGCGTCCCCAGCGACTCCGTACGGCATGTGGCCCGGCATTACGACGACAGACGCCTGGCCGCGATCGAGGAGTGCCTGCGCCTCGACCTCCTGTTGGCCCGGCATGGCGAGGTCTGCGCGGAACTGACCGTGCTCATCGGCCGGTTCCCGCTGCGCGAGCGCCTCTACGAGCTCCTCATGCTGGCGCTGTACCGCTCCGGGCGGCAGGCGGAGGCGCTGGCGACGTTCCAGCGGGCCCGCAGAACCCTGGTCGAGGAGATGGGGATCGAGCCGGGGCAGGAACTGCGCGATCTGGAACAGGCGATCCTGACGCAGTCCCCGGCGCTCGACCTCCCCGCTCCGCCACCGGACCGGGACGTCCCCGCCCGCCCCGCCGCCGGGCCCGGCACCCGGGACACCGCGGACACCCCCGACGCGCGGGAGAGCGGCTTCCGTCTCATCCCCCGCCAGCTCCCCGCCACCATCGGCGACTTCACCGGCCGCCGCGCCCAGCTCGACGAGATCAAGGAACTGCTCGTCGCCTCCGCCCGGGCACAGAGCCCGGGCTACGCCGTGCCGATCGTGGACATCTCCGGCCCCGGCGGCGTCGGCAAGTCGGCCCTCGCCGTACGCGCCGCCCACGAGGTGAGCAAGCACTTCCCCGACGGCCATCTCTACGCCGACCTGCACACCGTCTCCGGCGACGCGCAGATCACCGCCCTGCTGGCCCGCTTCCTCCGGGCCCTCGGCATCCCGGCCAAGGCCATCCCGGACGACGCCCAGGAACGCGCCGAGATGTACCGCAGCAGACTCGCGGACAGCCGGGTGCTCGTGGTCCTGGACGGGGTGACCGGCGCCGGGCAGGTGACCCCGCTCCTGCCCGGCAGCGCCACCTGCGCGGTGATCACCACGAGCCGGGCCCGGCTGGCCGGCACGGACGGCGTCCGCGGGATCGACCTCGCCGCCTTCGACATGGCCAACGCCCTGGAACTGCTGGCCGGCATCGTCGGCCGCGAGCGCGTCCAGGCGGAACTCGACACGGCCGTCGAACTGGTCAACCTGTGCGACGCGCTGCCCCTGGCGCTGCGGATCGCCGGCGCCCGGCTGGCCTCCCACCCCCACTGGCGGATCGAGTGGCTGGTCCAGCGGCTACGGGACGAGCGCCGCCGGCTGGACGAGCTGAGCCACCGTGGCCTCGAACTGCGCTCCACCATCAGCCTGACGTACCGGGCGCTGCCCCCCTCCGCCCAGCGCCTGTTCCGGCTGTTCGCCCTGGTCCAGGCCCCCGACTCGCCGGCCTGGGTCGCCGCCGCGCTGCTGGACGCGGACCTCGGTGCCGCCGAGGACACCCTCGACGCCCTGGTCGAGGCGCAGGTCATGGACACCGTGCGATACCCGGACTCGCTCCGGCCGCGCTACCGCTTCCACGACCTCATCCGCGCCTACGCCCGCGAGGAACTCCTCGCCGCCGAACCCCCGAGGAGCAGGACGCCGCCCTGGCGCGCGTGCTCGGCGGCTGGCTCTCCCTGGTCGAGGAGGCCCACCGGGAGGAGTACGGCGGGGACTACACGATCATCCACGGCCACGCCGAGCGCTGGAAGCTCCCCGCGGACGCCGGCGCGGAGCCCGCCGCCCGGCCGATGGAGCGCCTCAGCGGGGAACGCCGGGCGCTGGTGA
- a CDS encoding DUF6083 domain-containing protein yields MPTLVLWGASERIPRRLGRGRSRCPHRGLPQDRVATLGHEWVLLEPGLRPLAHEVPAGHRWIELSDGRVTVYGVCPPDQSQRCRIEHRLACPARPLPDLWPWLTDLRDEKARQAEGQSAPEPPAPPEEWPDTG; encoded by the coding sequence GTGCCGACCCTCGTCCTATGGGGGGCCTCGGAGCGGATTCCGCGTCGGCTCGGCCGCGGGCGGTCACGCTGCCCGCACCGCGGCCTGCCACAGGACCGGGTGGCGACGCTCGGACACGAGTGGGTCCTGCTGGAACCGGGTCTGCGGCCGCTGGCCCACGAGGTTCCGGCGGGGCACCGGTGGATCGAGCTGTCCGACGGACGGGTGACCGTCTACGGCGTCTGCCCACCGGATCAGTCCCAGCGGTGCCGCATCGAACACCGTCTCGCCTGCCCGGCCCGCCCCCTGCCCGACCTGTGGCCGTGGCTGACGGACCTGCGGGACGAGAAGGCGCGGCAGGCGGAAGGGCAGAGCGCACCGGAGCCGCCGGCGCCCCCCGAGGAGTGGCCGGACACCGGTTGA
- a CDS encoding tetratricopeptide repeat protein: protein MERLSGERRALVTAVRQAAAAGLDELCWDLALTSVTLFEAKGYFDDWKETTRLAYEASARAGNRIGQAAMSYSLGTLHMFQTRMEQADERFGQARELFEAAGHDHGRALVLRNAAYLDSVRGDDAAMREKYDEALAITRLVGDRIGEAHILRSLAGWWLASGNTERARALLEQALTISREENCLRVQAQVLQRFAELHLAIDQPRQAQEALQEVLRIVRDSGDRIGEAYALYGLGALRRREKRLDSATDTLTRALHLSRQVGERLVEARSRYALAEIALVRGDHQLASAQLEAARDLFADLGSRTWLERTEDLMVEAGGPNTAASGATTAT, encoded by the coding sequence ATGGAGCGCCTCAGCGGGGAACGCCGGGCGCTGGTGACGGCCGTACGGCAGGCCGCCGCGGCCGGCCTGGACGAGCTGTGCTGGGACCTCGCCCTCACCTCGGTCACCCTGTTCGAGGCCAAGGGGTACTTCGACGACTGGAAGGAGACCACGCGCCTGGCCTACGAGGCGTCGGCCCGGGCCGGAAACCGCATCGGCCAGGCGGCGATGTCGTACTCGCTGGGCACCCTGCACATGTTCCAGACCCGCATGGAGCAGGCGGACGAGCGCTTCGGTCAGGCGCGTGAGCTGTTCGAGGCGGCGGGCCACGACCACGGGCGCGCCCTGGTGCTGCGCAACGCCGCCTACCTGGACAGCGTGCGCGGGGACGACGCCGCCATGCGGGAGAAGTACGACGAGGCGCTGGCCATCACCAGACTGGTGGGCGACCGGATCGGCGAGGCGCACATCCTGCGCAGCCTGGCCGGCTGGTGGCTGGCCTCGGGAAACACCGAACGCGCCCGGGCGCTGCTGGAGCAGGCCCTCACCATCTCCCGGGAGGAGAACTGCCTGCGCGTCCAGGCGCAGGTGCTCCAGCGGTTCGCCGAGCTCCACCTCGCGATCGACCAGCCGCGCCAGGCCCAGGAGGCGCTCCAGGAGGTCCTGCGGATCGTGCGGGACAGCGGCGACCGGATCGGCGAGGCGTACGCGCTGTACGGCCTCGGCGCGCTCCGCCGCCGGGAGAAGCGGCTGGACAGCGCCACCGACACGCTGACCCGCGCCCTGCATCTGTCGCGGCAGGTGGGGGAGAGGCTCGTCGAGGCCAGGTCGCGCTACGCGCTCGCCGAGATCGCCCTGGTCCGCGGCGATCACCAGCTGGCCTCGGCGCAACTGGAGGCGGCGCGCGACCTGTTCGCCGACCTCGGCTCCCGGACCTGGCTGGAACGGACCGAGGACCTGATGGTCGAGGCCGGCGGCCCGAACACCGCCGCCAGCGGGGCTACGACCGCCACCTGA
- a CDS encoding hydroxyacid dehydrogenase codes for MRPDLRPLLLDPARTARLTGLADLDPALVADDFAAPGVAAELARADVLFTFWGCPPLTPEVLAGAPRLRAVVHAAGSVRGFVTDACWERGIALSSAADANALPVAEYALAMILLANKRALAARDRYRAVRGQVSWQHEYREAGNFRRAVGIVGASRTGRRVIALLAPHDMELLVHDPYLSAEDARALGVEPVGLDELCERCDVVSLHAPALPETRHLIDERRLGLMPDGATLVNTARGALVDTGALTRELTGGRLNAVLDVTEPEILPPGSPLYDLDNVVLTPHIAGSLGGELHRMADSALDELERLARGRPFAHPVVRERFAHSA; via the coding sequence ATGCGGCCCGACCTGCGGCCCCTGCTGCTCGACCCGGCGCGGACGGCCCGGCTCACCGGTCTCGCCGACCTGGACCCCGCACTGGTCGCCGACGACTTCGCCGCCCCCGGCGTCGCCGCCGAACTCGCCCGCGCCGACGTGCTGTTCACCTTCTGGGGCTGCCCTCCCCTCACCCCCGAGGTGCTGGCCGGGGCGCCCCGGCTGCGGGCGGTGGTGCATGCCGCGGGCTCGGTGCGCGGCTTCGTCACCGACGCCTGCTGGGAGCGGGGCATCGCCCTCTCCTCGGCCGCCGACGCCAACGCGCTGCCGGTGGCGGAGTACGCGCTGGCGATGATCCTGCTCGCCAACAAGCGGGCGCTGGCCGCGCGCGACCGGTACCGGGCCGTGCGCGGCCAGGTGTCCTGGCAGCACGAGTACCGCGAGGCCGGGAACTTTCGGCGCGCCGTCGGTATCGTCGGCGCCTCCCGCACCGGGCGCCGTGTCATCGCCCTGCTCGCCCCCCATGACATGGAACTCCTCGTGCACGACCCCTACTTGAGTGCCGAGGACGCCCGCGCGCTCGGCGTCGAGCCGGTCGGCCTGGACGAGCTGTGCGAGCGCTGCGACGTGGTCTCGCTGCACGCGCCCGCGCTGCCCGAGACCCGGCACCTGATCGACGAGCGGCGGCTGGGGCTGATGCCGGACGGCGCCACCCTGGTCAACACCGCGCGCGGGGCGCTGGTGGACACCGGCGCGCTGACCCGCGAGCTGACCGGCGGCCGGTTGAACGCCGTACTGGATGTGACCGAACCGGAGATCCTGCCGCCCGGCTCCCCGCTGTACGACCTGGACAACGTGGTGCTCACCCCGCACATCGCCGGTTCGCTCGGCGGTGAGCTGCACCGGATGGCGGACTCGGCGCTGGACGAGCTGGAACGCCTGGCACGGGGGCGGCCGTTCGCCCATCCGGTCGTGCGCGAGCGGTTCGCGCACTCGGCCTGA
- a CDS encoding amino acid adenylation domain-containing protein, with protein MGVGLIHRAVAHRARTRPNAPAVVDGSTRLDYATLDAAADAWAAALAAAGAGPGTLVPVLLPRSARLYVALLAVLKCGAGYAALDPRWPRERIESVLGQLGGPVLVTDSGETTGEPSGMRFGPWPVWQPPAGFDAFTDAAATRDGGSAFRAYDGPADVPATVFFTSGTSGTPKGVVSPHAATTRLFTADGPLAFGPGTVMLQAAPASWDAFSLELWGMLTTGGTCVTAAEDYLLPDTLRHLIDTRALDTAWLTSSLFNLFTEIDPDCFRGLRRLYIGGERLSAAHVGRFLTAHPQTELFNGYGPVESCVFASVHPITAADCAAEHGVPIGRPVPGTRVHVLDEAGRECPPGVTGELCVGGAGLALGYLGDPDLTAARFTGHPSAGTRLYRTGDHGLRDTDGVLHFTGRTDRQVKIRGYRIEPEEIETHAAGLPGVTRCVAVPVPGELGNYDRLALFYTSAAETEEDPVLLRRSLSLRLPAHAVPDVVRRVERLPVTANGKVDRSELLATLVG; from the coding sequence ATGGGAGTCGGCCTCATCCACCGGGCGGTCGCACACCGGGCCAGGACCCGGCCGAACGCGCCGGCCGTGGTGGACGGCTCCACCCGGCTCGACTACGCCACGCTCGACGCGGCGGCGGACGCCTGGGCGGCCGCCCTGGCGGCGGCCGGCGCGGGGCCGGGCACCCTGGTCCCCGTCCTGCTGCCGCGCTCGGCCCGGCTGTACGTCGCCCTGCTCGCGGTGCTCAAGTGCGGTGCCGGGTACGCCGCGCTGGACCCGAGGTGGCCCCGGGAGCGGATCGAGTCCGTGCTCGGGCAGCTCGGCGGTCCGGTGCTGGTGACGGACTCCGGTGAGACGACGGGAGAGCCGTCCGGGATGCGGTTCGGGCCCTGGCCGGTGTGGCAGCCCCCGGCCGGATTCGACGCGTTCACGGACGCGGCCGCCACCCGGGACGGCGGGAGCGCGTTCCGTGCCTACGACGGGCCGGCCGACGTGCCCGCCACCGTCTTCTTCACCTCCGGCACCAGCGGCACCCCGAAGGGCGTGGTGTCCCCGCACGCGGCCACCACCCGGCTGTTCACGGCGGACGGGCCCCTCGCCTTCGGCCCCGGCACGGTCATGCTGCAGGCGGCCCCCGCGTCCTGGGACGCCTTCTCCCTGGAGCTGTGGGGGATGCTCACCACCGGCGGCACCTGTGTCACCGCCGCGGAGGACTACCTCCTGCCGGACACGCTGCGCCACCTGATCGACACCCGCGCCCTCGACACCGCCTGGCTCACGTCGTCCCTGTTCAACCTGTTCACCGAGATCGACCCGGACTGCTTCCGGGGCCTGCGCCGCCTCTACATCGGCGGGGAGCGGCTGTCGGCCGCGCACGTGGGCCGGTTCCTCACCGCGCACCCCCAAACCGAGTTGTTCAACGGCTACGGTCCGGTGGAGAGTTGCGTGTTCGCCAGCGTGCACCCCATCACCGCGGCGGACTGCGCGGCGGAGCACGGCGTTCCCATCGGCCGCCCGGTCCCCGGCACCCGGGTGCATGTGCTGGACGAGGCGGGGCGGGAGTGTCCGCCCGGGGTCACCGGCGAGCTGTGCGTCGGCGGGGCGGGGCTGGCGCTCGGCTACCTCGGCGACCCGGACCTCACCGCCGCGCGCTTCACCGGGCACCCGTCGGCCGGCACCCGGCTCTACCGGACCGGCGACCACGGCCTGCGGGACACCGACGGCGTCCTCCACTTCACCGGGCGCACCGACCGCCAGGTCAAGATCCGCGGCTACCGCATCGAGCCGGAGGAGATCGAGACCCACGCGGCCGGGCTCCCCGGCGTCACCCGCTGCGTGGCCGTCCCGGTCCCGGGCGAACTGGGCAACTACGACCGGCTCGCGCTGTTCTACACCTCCGCCGCCGAGACGGAGGAGGACCCGGTGCTGCTGCGCCGCTCCCTGTCCCTGCGGCTGCCCGCGCACGCCGTGCCGGACGTCGTGCGGCGGGTGGAGCGGCTGCCGGTGACGGCCAACGGGAAGGTCGACCGGTCGGAGCTGCTCGCCACGCTCGTCGGGTGA
- a CDS encoding LacI family DNA-binding transcriptional regulator, whose protein sequence is MLSPDRHDLLLAHLREHGSARISDLVGLLGVSDVTVRRDVEALEREGLVRRFHGGVALDRRGGTTDHESERAPDTVRLGLLLPKGPYFREVLEGAREAASEQNAELTLAFSDYQPEQDLVAIRRHLDDGVDGLLLAPPPLENSRHTRFEERLRELRVPVVLVERELRSTTLVDRLDHVVTDHQAGARLAVEHLARLGHRRIALMVKDLGPTAPAVRLGHAHALRALGLDLDAPVHVVPQRETSPRTEQRVDEVLDDLRAHGATAVLAHGDAEAIVLLQLAAQRGLRVPRDLAIVSYDDEVAALASVPLTAVAPPKRALGRKGVELLTSRLRSPHPLPVHHLTLQPALALRASCGRGTGSRGRRGY, encoded by the coding sequence ATGCTCTCTCCGGACCGGCACGACCTGCTCCTCGCCCATCTGCGGGAGCACGGCTCGGCGCGGATCAGCGACCTCGTGGGCCTGCTGGGGGTCTCCGACGTCACGGTGCGACGCGATGTCGAGGCCCTCGAACGCGAGGGTCTGGTACGGCGGTTCCACGGCGGTGTCGCCCTGGACCGCAGGGGCGGTACGACGGACCACGAGTCCGAACGGGCACCGGACACCGTGCGGTTGGGCCTGCTGCTGCCCAAAGGCCCCTACTTCCGGGAGGTGCTGGAGGGAGCCCGCGAGGCGGCGTCGGAACAGAACGCCGAACTCACCCTCGCCTTCTCCGACTACCAGCCCGAGCAGGACCTGGTCGCCATCCGCCGCCACCTGGACGACGGCGTCGACGGCCTGCTGCTGGCCCCGCCGCCCCTGGAGAACTCCCGCCACACCCGCTTCGAGGAACGTCTGCGCGAGCTGAGGGTCCCGGTGGTCCTGGTGGAACGCGAGCTGCGCTCCACGACCCTGGTCGACCGCCTGGACCACGTGGTCACCGACCATCAGGCGGGCGCCCGGCTGGCCGTGGAACACCTGGCCCGCCTCGGGCACCGCCGGATAGCCCTCATGGTCAAGGACCTGGGCCCGACGGCCCCCGCCGTCCGCCTCGGCCACGCCCACGCCCTGCGCGCCCTGGGCCTCGACCTGGACGCCCCCGTCCACGTGGTCCCGCAGCGCGAGACCTCCCCCCGCACCGAGCAGCGCGTCGACGAGGTCCTCGACGACCTCCGCGCCCACGGCGCCACCGCCGTCCTCGCCCACGGCGACGCGGAGGCCATCGTCCTGCTCCAACTGGCCGCGCAGCGCGGCCTCCGCGTCCCCCGGGACCTGGCGATCGTCTCCTACGACGACGAGGTCGCCGCCCTGGCCAGCGTCCCCCTGACCGCCGTCGCCCCACCGAAACGCGCCCTGGGCCGCAAGGGCGTCGAACTCCTCACCTCCCGCCTCCGCTCCCCCCACCCCCTCCCGGTCCACCACCTGACCCTTCAACCGGCCCTGGCGCTGCGAGCTTCCTGCGGGAGGGGCACGGGGAGCCGGGGGAGAAGGGGTTACTGA
- the metK gene encoding methionine adenosyltransferase yields MSRRLFTSESVTEGHPDKIADQISDTILDALLKEDPGSRVAVETLVTTGLVHVAGEVTTTAYAPIAALVRDRILQIGYDSSLKGFDGASCGISVSIGAQSPDIARGVDTAYESRVGGAAAGGERDELDRQGAGDQGLMFGYACDETPELMPLPITLAHRLSRRLSEVRRNGTLPYLRPDGKTQVTIEYDGDRPVRLDTVVISAQHAADTDLEGTLVPDIRAQVVEPELAALGIATEGYRLLVNPTGRFEIGGPMGDAGLTGRKIIIDTYGGMARHGGGAFSGKDPSKVDRSAAYAMRWVAKNIVAAGLARRAEVQVAYAIGKAEPVGLFVETFGTETVPVARIQDAVIEVFDLRPAAIIRDLDLLRPIYAQTAAYGHFGRELPDFTWERVDRAERLRAVAAACGEPGTARG; encoded by the coding sequence GTGTCACGTCGTCTGTTCACCTCGGAGTCCGTGACCGAGGGCCATCCCGACAAGATCGCCGACCAGATCAGCGACACCATTCTCGACGCCCTCCTCAAGGAGGACCCGGGCTCCCGGGTCGCCGTGGAGACCCTGGTCACCACCGGCCTGGTGCATGTCGCGGGCGAGGTGACGACCACCGCGTACGCCCCGATCGCGGCCCTGGTGCGCGACCGCATCCTCCAGATCGGCTACGACAGTTCGCTCAAGGGCTTCGACGGCGCCTCCTGCGGCATCTCCGTGTCCATCGGCGCGCAGTCCCCGGACATCGCGCGGGGTGTGGACACGGCGTACGAGTCGCGGGTCGGGGGCGCCGCCGCGGGTGGCGAGCGCGACGAGCTGGACCGGCAGGGCGCGGGCGACCAGGGCCTGATGTTCGGCTACGCCTGCGACGAGACGCCGGAGCTGATGCCCCTGCCGATCACCCTGGCCCACCGGCTGTCCCGGCGGCTGTCCGAGGTCCGCAGGAACGGCACCCTGCCGTATCTGCGCCCCGACGGGAAGACGCAGGTCACCATCGAGTACGACGGCGACCGGCCGGTCCGTCTCGACACGGTCGTCATCTCCGCGCAGCACGCCGCGGACACCGATCTGGAGGGGACCCTCGTCCCGGACATCCGCGCGCAGGTGGTGGAGCCCGAGCTGGCCGCCCTCGGCATCGCCACCGAGGGCTACCGCCTGCTGGTCAACCCCACCGGCCGGTTCGAGATCGGCGGTCCGATGGGGGACGCGGGTCTGACCGGGCGGAAGATCATCATCGACACGTACGGCGGTATGGCGCGGCACGGTGGCGGCGCGTTCTCGGGCAAGGACCCGTCCAAGGTGGACCGCAGTGCCGCGTACGCGATGCGCTGGGTCGCCAAGAACATCGTGGCGGCCGGTCTGGCCCGGCGCGCCGAGGTGCAGGTGGCGTACGCGATCGGCAAGGCGGAGCCCGTCGGCCTGTTCGTGGAGACCTTCGGCACCGAGACCGTGCCGGTGGCGCGCATCCAGGACGCGGTGATCGAGGTCTTCGACCTGCGGCCGGCGGCGATCATCCGCGACCTCGACCTGCTGCGGCCGATCTACGCCCAGACGGCCGCGTACGGTCACTTCGGCCGCGAACTGCCCGACTTCACCTGGGAACGCGTGGACCGCGCGGAGCGGCTGCGGGCGGTGGCGGCGGCTTGCGGGGAACCGGGCACGGCACGGGGCTGA